The genomic interval AGTTGATTATTCGTAAGTTCTCTTTGGCTCCGTTTATTTTTATTGATAGTTTTAATGGATGACTGAACCAATGCTCCATTCAATTTAGGAAAAAGCGCAGACCCACCCAACTCCAATCGTTCAAGTTTATCTCCATAGAATTGATCGGTCATCAAGTTGTCTTGAGCAACGGAAGCCTCACTAGCTTCAATAAATTGAAAACTTGGTACAATATCTCCGTTTGTTGTAAATTTATATGGAAGTACATTTTTGGCATAATTTCGGTCACTCCAAATGCCATTCTTAGTGCTTGTATAAGGTATTTGAATATCGGCACCTAAATCAGTTAAATTTCCAAACCCAATTTCAAATCCAGCATTAACTCCTATGTCATAATTGGCACTAAAAGGATCAAAAACAAATCCAACATCATTTCTGAATGCTCTAAAACTACCACCCGTTCCTTGTGCACTAATTGAAAACAAATCATAGGTTTGAAATGTTGAAGGCAAGTGCAAGCTATACTTAGAAAATGAAATATCATTGTCGCGGTTAAAATCTAAAAGTGCTTCGGTGTCAGTTTGTCCAAACTCAGAAAATAGATAACCATACGCATGACTTGTTTTCGTTTTCCAATTATCTGGAATCCATGTTTTTGAAAAATTTAATCCAATATTTCCTTGCCCATCAAATCCAAATACTGAACCTGATATATTAGCACTCACAGCAATTCCTGCTCCCCAAGTAGACGAAATTGGAGAAGGAGAATATTGGTTCAAACCAAAGTCAAATGAACCACTAATTGCAGATCCTTTGCTTGATTCCAAATCTCCATGAACATTTTTATTCACAACTTCTCTCATTTTGTACTCATTTTTAGTCGCACTAAGTCCATAACTAATCGCTTGCAATCCTGCTCTTGAATTATAAGCTGTTCCAATTGTGGCTGTCTTAGATATATCTGTCGATTCGTTTTTTGCTGTGTTAGAACTAAAACTCACAGAAGGAGCAAAGGAAGCTCCATTTTCACTACTCCCTGATAATGATAGCCCTGCAGTTAAGCCACCTCCATTCATCTTTGCTAAACCAAAGCTTGATCCAACAGATATTGAAGTTCCATATCCCGTATAATTATTATAGGTTAAAGAAGCATTGAAGCTAATGCTTACTGATGCACTATCAGATTGAGTGCCACCGGAACTATTTTCTCCTTGTGTACCTGGAATTGCAAATCCAATAATTTCTGGTTTCAACCCAAAATCAATTCCAATATTGATAGTTGGCTTAATACTAGTGACTTTGGTTACTTCATCTCCTCGAAAATCATCGGGAAGCCCTCTTAAACTTCGAGTAATTGCTCCTGCATTCAAATTCCAGCCCAAACCAACCCAAGTAGCTTCTTGATCCATGGTTACTCCTGAATTATAGGCAATGTTTATTGGGTAACCTTCTACATCCATCAAAGGAATGTTGTAAGTGAAATCGCCAGTAAAAGGATCTACCATATCTGAAACTCCAATGGGAGTAAATGCATTTGTTTCTGGCTGTGTAGGTCCCCCAGCATATACTGTACAGGGCTGAAAAACACTCCATGAAAAAATAAGAAGTAGAAGCCAAGCTATGGAACTTTGACTCTTTGAGAATTTAGAGTTATTCATAATTAGTAAGATTCAAATGTGGAAAATTGGAACGATTGTTATTTTTAAATTGAAACTCGATTAATGAGTTATTTATAAGTCGATCAGCATAAATAATTCGATCAATTGAAACTGATTTAGAAGATTCAAAATCAATCATCAATCGAAAAGAATTTGCTAGTAAAGGTTCATAGATCACAGAAACACATACTAAGGTATCACCTGATTCCGTTACTGCTTTAAGAGCGTATTTGATATCGTTATTTAAATAAATTAGTTGTTCGTTTCGACTCATGCCTTTTGAAGCACCAAGCGAAAATAAATCTCCTTTAGAATTCAAATTTGTTAATTCTAATAAATAAGTGTTCAGTTGAGACTTGTTCTTTAAGTCTGTTTCTAAAGTCTGCTTTGGCTCACATTTATTCATAGCACAAATAGCTATTGAAACCTCTTGTGGATAAGCGGATATGCTATAACAAATACCATTCAGTGTATCACTTGATTTAAATGAATTCTCTTCTGAAGAATACCATTTTAAAAATGATTCAGGCTCCAGTTTTAGTTGCTTGCTTAATTTGCAGCCAACTAAAACCAATGGAAAAATGAATAGGATGTTAAGTGAATTCCGCATCAATCAATTTTGAAATTAAACATGAAATTTTTCTTGCTTTTGGGCGCCCAAACGACACTGTAATATCCAGATTCTAGCTCCAGTTCCTTTAAATCGAGTATTAAAAAACGTTTGCCAGAAGTAGGTTTTTTGGATTCGGTGTTATCAGTATCATCACCCTCTTTTTTCAAATCCTTTAGGTCGGCCACCTTAATCAATCGACCATTTTTATAAATTTGAACAGTTAATTTTAACTCTCCTATTTCATCTGTTACCAATCCTATTTTTTGATTAGTTGCCAAATAAGTTTGTCCATTGCTATTGAATGCAACCGGATAAAAACTTGGCAAGGGATCTTTTGGTTTCAAGATCGTAAACTGATAAGGTTCTGATTGATCCATAATTATTCCGTTAAACAGAACGGAAACTTGCCAAACATAAGTATGACCTTCTTCTAAAGGGGTCGAACTCGAAGAATAAGAATACATGGAATTTTGATAATCTTCTAAAACTAAAACTGGAGTATTGATTGCAATTGCATCACCTTTTAACTGATCTGTTTCTAATTCGCACAATACAAAACGCTGCGAGCAACGAGGATCTGTTTGAATCGCACTCAAATTGGTTTGCCAATTAAAAGTGGGTTCTGTTTCAACAATGGTATCATAATCCAACGGTGATGAAAGCGATACAGGATAAGCGCTTTGTGCATAAATCCCAGTCGTTCCCAAAAATAGTAGACTTACGAACCAGCTGATGGATTTCAGTAATAATTTCTTTTTCATTTTTTGCTTGTATTAAGGAAAACCCGCAATTTCAAATCAAAATAATAAGGTTTATACCGTTCAGTATTAAATAATGGAATATAAAGTGCTTCAGTTGGAAGCCATTTGGCAGCAGTGAATTCCCAAATAACATTCTCACTGGGGCTTGCGCTGATTTTACAACTAAAACCACTTTGATTTCCAAATTGCTCGCTGATCAACATATTGTAAGACCCTTGAGCTGTAATGCCTTTGTAATGAATTTTCAATTCAGGTTTAATGATCCAATTCACTCCATAGATAGCTGATAAGCCACTATAATCTTGCATGGAAACTTGCAATCCTGCTCCTAATATCCGCCAATCTAAAACTCCGTGCAGGGAAGTGTTTACTAATCGTATGTTCGAATCAATCCGATTCACCTGAGAATATGCGCCAAGTCCTGAAAACTCTGTCCGAAGTGTTTTTCCTTTTTTAACCCAAGTAAAACCGGCTTTCCCCAAATGATTCAAGCCTTTAGCAAGAGTGTCCATTCCTGAAGCTTCTAAAAGTGTGTATCCACCAAATAGAACGAACCTGTTGGTAACATGCCACTGCAAATCCAAGGTCCCACTTTTGGTTTCCATTCCATTGAAATCACTGTTTGAACGATTGAATTTTTGATAGATTCCAAGTACTTGGAGGTTTAATTTTTTGGTGATTTTCGAATTGACTCCCAGCTCCATTTTTGAATACCCAGAATTGTATAACCCTTGTGAATACCCATCATACCCATTCCCAATTTGTTTTACTTTGAAAGTGATTTCAGTGCGAATTTTCACCCATCTATATTTGGTGCCCAAACTAATTGCTAAGTCTTCTTGAAAAGATCGTTTGATAGAGTCATTGATTTTAAATGTTTTTCCAATCGATGCGTTCCAACTCCAATTTCGAACAAAAATCCATGTACCTGAAATATTGGATGTCAAGTTCGTTTTACCTGGGATATTGGAAAAAATATTTTTCAATTCACGTCCATTGTAAAAGTTCTCTACACTAATAGAGTTTTTTTCAGTGTTTCCATAACCAACAATCAAGGAACTAATAAAACGACTCGTATTTACGGTGTAGAATTGATTCAAGTTAAACACGTTTTGAGTATTGTTGGTTACCTGATCGAAAACAGAACTGGAGAATAAACGATTGGGCAAAGTTGAACCTGCTGCAACATCATAAAATGATTTGCGGTATTTACCCTTTACCCGAATACCTTGAATCGGAATGGTATTATTCGACATCGATCCGTGACTCATCGATGTTAAACCCAAATCCAATTTATCAATCCCCCCAAGTAAAGTGAGAGGCATTTTTAAGTCTATACTATTAATTTTCCCAAGGTATTTGTCTTTTACATCGAGCAAACTATCTTTTTGCTTATTGACATCCATCAAATTCAGATTGTACCCATCCAATAGATTGTTAATCGAGTCTAATTGCATATTTGGAACAGTTTCCTTGTTGAATTCGGGTACTTCAGGTTTATTTGGAACTGCTGGGATATTCAATCTGGAATCGAGATTCAAGGAATCCACAGTTGGAAGATTAGAATTAACAGTTGGAAGATTATATCCTGGAATAGTATAATCAGGTGATTGATTTGTTTGCTCCAATTGTTCTTTCTTCAACTGCCAATATGCAATTTTGGCTTCTAATAGGTAAATCGTTTCGAAACATTTCGCAATAAATCCATTCGTTTTGTTCAATTCACCGAGATACTTACTTTTATCGATTCCCCTTCTTCGAGAACCATCATAAGACAATCTGAAAAAAGTAGGCTTTCCAGAGATAAAACGCTCAGTAGAATAGCGCATTGAAAGATTTAGAGGAATATTTTTAATAGTTAATGCTGATTCAATGGAAGCATACCCACTTACTTTTCCGTTTATTAAATTTGGATGTGAGCCCTGATTGATTCCAAAAATGAGATTTGTTTTGCCAATATTAAACCAAGGAACAGACTCTTGCGTTTGGGCAAAAGAATGAATAAATGAAAAACATCCGAATATGAGAAATAGTGGCTTCATTTTGGTGTTAAATATTGAAGATCGATCAAATATATATAAATAACTTTTATTAACAAATCAAAATTTGGTTTATTTATTAAAATAACAATCTAAATAAGTAGTTGAACTAAAAGGGTTTAGATATTGTCAGGATTGATAATACGTTATCTTATTAATGAAAAAATTAATCTATTCAAGTATTTCCACAGTTTATCGAACACTCACCAAATTACTAGATATAATAAACATTCTATAATTTTCTTTTTTTTTCTCCTTCTCTGATTAATAAACATTTTTTCTTAAAAAGCATGATAACTTGCTCCTTCTTTGACTGTCCCTTCAAATCCTACCTTCTCCGATTTTAACTATTCATAACTAACCTATTAAATCCTAACTCCCCCTCTACCCCCTTTTTTTATCTTTTCTTTTTTTGTTGATTTATCCTTCATTTGAAGGATGAATTGAATGAAAATAGAAGAAATGGAAAACTATAAAATCAAAAATGCAAAAAATTTATTTTTTTTGAAAAATCGCCAATTTTCTTAATAAAATACTAAAAAAAAGTGAAATAGTAGTCTTCTATGATTATATAAGTAATGGAAATTAATTGTGGAATTGCTTATTATACCGAGCTAATCAAACATGATTTGGATTTGGTGTTGAAGCCATTAGTTTATTAAATCAAAATGTTAATGGAGCTGCAGCGACTAACCCAGGATCTAGAATGTATAGGGTAGTTGTCATATATCTATGTCATTTAAGCAATCATTCTAATGCAGATTGGATATGTTATAAACAAGTCAAGTAAATACAAAGCTTATAATAAAAAAACCTCCAAATGTGGAGGCTATTTTGAATCAAATCCAGAAGTGTAAGATTCAATAATTTATCAGATTTTAGGCATTTTCTTTAAACGAATTAAGTGCTTATGAGGTAAAATCTGGTCAATCAATTGAAGTTGGTATTTTCCCTTTATTTTTCTAACATTTGGAACTATTGATTCAGATCGAACTAGTCTTTTGATCATAGAATAGGAATAAGGCAAATCCTCATAGTCTTTCTTCACTGAGATAAATCCACCACTAGATGCTTCATGTTTCAAGAAAGATGCCTTTTTAGTCGATATACCAAAAAGAGCTTTCACACCTGTTGTTGCTATTGGGGCAAATTCCGTAAAACTTTTAGAGGAAGAAGGGATAAAATGATAGGTACGCCCTTTTAATCGCACGCTTTTATCCCTTTTTACCTTCCTCCAAAAATCAATATACAAGTAAGTGTAAATTGCAAATCCTAGTATTGGTGGAATTGAGAAAACACCTTTAAAATCAGCTTCAATACCTGCCCTTGAAGCCCAATCATTTTGTTCTCTTAACTTATGAATGGACAAAATCTGATAATACCCAGTGACACTATTTTGTTTCAACCAACCAATTTCTTTTAAGCGTTCAATGTTCGCATTGAGAGAGCGTAAATCTTTATAAGGCAATTGATTTAAAAGAGCCTGTTTTTCAATCCGTACTAACTTTGATTTACCAGTTGGATAGAAAAATTTAAGAAGTAAATACAATTGAAAAGGCTTTTCCAAATTGTTTTTTGCAACATAAACACATTGTTGAACAGGTATTTTAATTACTTCAGCCACTTTTTTTTAAATGGAGCTTTGTAATTATCCATTAAGAATTTTTCAATATCGTCTTTGCGATAGAATATTTTTGAGTTGATTGAAGTGAAGCCAATCTTTCCTTGATCACGATAATTTTGCAAAGTCCGAGGAGTTACTTTTAGCATTTGACAAACGTCTTGGTTGTCTAGCCACTCGCAATTAGCTGTTTTATTATCCTTATCATCAATTGATGTTTTTAGCCCTTCAATTAATTCAATTAAATATTTGAAGGTTTCTGATTCCATTGTAATTACTTGCATATTCTTTTTTTTATACTGCAAATTTTGGAATCTATAAATTTGAAAAGGGTGAGAAGGTGACTTAAGGATGAGAAAAATCACCCTATTTCTTGTAATGATTTTTTAAAATTTTTGAATACTTCTTGTTCCTTTACGTTGAAATTACTTTTGTTTTTTGCTGAATGGATATTTTTGCTTTTTAATGATATGCCGCTTGACTTACTTAAGAATTTATTAGAATCTTCCATAGTTGATAGAATCGCACCATTAAAATAATCTCCAAGGATATCAAATAAGCAACTTACTTGACTGTTATTAATGCTAAACCGAATATCTTTAAATGAAGTGAAATCATCTGAAAAGAGGATTTCGATAAAATCACCAATCACAAAATCTTCACAAAGAATAGTTAATTGCTTATCAAGTTCTATTATAGTCTCTTTTATTTTAGTTTGTTTGCTTTTGTATTTGGCTTTCAAATTGAAACTCTTTTGTACTAGTTTTAACTTTTTTGATCTGAAGTCTGCTAATTCAAACTCTTCATTTTCATCGTTATTTGAGAATTTAATAGAGTTATCTTTCTCAAAGTGGTTTAAAATACCAAATCGAACTTGGTTTACCTGATTGGGAATGAAAATAAAAGACCAATGAATCAAACTAATTGTTAATCGGATTCTATTTGAAATCTCCATACGTAAGGTTTCAGAGTCTAATGAATCGATCTTTGAATTAGACATATATAATTTCTTGAAAACATGATCGCTTTCAAGATCTACAATTGATGTGATCTCCTTGTAACTGTTGAGCTTTTGGTAATCATAATGCAGATGATTGTCTTTCATTTTCTTTTGTACTTGAAAAATATCTTCAGATTCTATTTCTTCGTCTTCAAAATTGCACGAAGCGATGAAAACATTGAAATCTCCTTCTGGATAGACAATTTTTGAAATAAATGATTTGAGTATTTTGTTAAGTTGCTCAGGAGTCATTTCATTCTTTTTGACCAAATAATAGTGAACAAAATCAACATAGTTGTTAAATGCAGCGTGGTTCATTTCAATTCGTATTAATCGTTAAATATATCCATTGCTTTATCCAATTCTGAATTCACAATTTTTGCGTAAATCTGAGTTTCTTTAATTGCTGAATGTCCCATTAATTTAGAAACCTTATCAATCGACATTCCTTTTCGGAGTGCTCGCGTTGCCCAGGTGTGACGAGAAATATGAAAACTGATATTCTTTTCAATTTTCGCCAGTTTCGCCAGTGTTTTTAGATTTTTATTAATCACCGCTGTCGCTGAGCTTATTGCTTTATCTTGTCCAATGGCGTCTCTTAAATAGGTATCTTCTGGAAGCATTGGAAAAATATAGCTCGTTTTCTCTGATTGTGTTAAATTATATTTCTCAATAATATTCAATGCAATGTTTGGGATTTTAATTGAAATTTGACTACCAGTCTTTTTTATGGTAAAGTTAATATGTGAATCATCAAAATGAATCCATTGTAATTGTAAAATATCTGATATGCGAAGTCCACCTGAATAAGCTGCAAAAACAAACATATCTTGATGTAGTTCTAATTTTAGATTTCCCTGAGTATCAACTTCAGCGAATATTTTTAGTTCATCTTCTGTCAGATAATCTCGTTGTACCTTTTCAGTTTTCATTTTAAATTTCAAAAATGGACTGGAAGATAATTCGATAATATCTTGTTGAAATGCTTTATTGAAAACTGTTCGAATAAACTTTAGGTTTGTATGTATAGTGTTCGTTGAATTATTCAATTTTGTTCTTAAATAAGCTTCATAAGCTGTGAGAAATTTAGGGGTTATGTCAATAAATGATAGTGATGAGTCGTATTTTTTCAATTTTTCAATGATTCCTTTTGTTTTGGAGTAAGTGCCAATTTTAGAATCAGTAAGATAAGATTCGGTGACAGAGTTTGCGAATTCAAAAAAATCCATTGATTTCTTACCAATCACCTTGTCTTTGATTGTTTTTATACTGACATTTCTGTTCGAAGTTTCAAGACTTATGACTTCTTGTTGAATTTCAGAAAATCGTTTTGATATTTGAGCATTGATTCGTGAGGCAGTTTCCTTGCTATCACTACCTCTAGCTTTTATGCGTTTATTTTTCTCATCCCAATTTGATTCAAGAGTTGAAAATCCTGAGGAAATGTAGTTTACTTTTCGGTATTTTATTATTCTAAAGTGAATTGGATATTCTCCTTTTTTATTTACCTTATCCTTTCTTAGTATTATTGATACTGACGACATGTTTTTGGTTTATTATGATACTAAATTAGTATAAACACAAAATATAGGGTAAACAAAAGGGTAAACATTTTGTTCATTTATATTCTTTTAACAATATACAAACAACAACATAAATAACTGAAAAACAAAGTATATCTGTGCATTTAAAAGAAATACAATGAAACTAAATGAAATATTTCGAATCCTGATTGGGTCACACGATCGGGGATAGCATCAAAATTGATACTATCCCCGTTTTTCTTTCCCTTTATAACGCCCTCCAATTGCGGGA from Fluviicola taffensis DSM 16823 carries:
- a CDS encoding helix-turn-helix domain-containing protein — encoded protein: MQVITMESETFKYLIELIEGLKTSIDDKDNKTANCEWLDNQDVCQMLKVTPRTLQNYRDQGKIGFTSINSKIFYRKDDIEKFLMDNYKAPFKKKWLK
- a CDS encoding site-specific integrase, producing the protein MSSVSIILRKDKVNKKGEYPIHFRIIKYRKVNYISSGFSTLESNWDEKNKRIKARGSDSKETASRINAQISKRFSEIQQEVISLETSNRNVSIKTIKDKVIGKKSMDFFEFANSVTESYLTDSKIGTYSKTKGIIEKLKKYDSSLSFIDITPKFLTAYEAYLRTKLNNSTNTIHTNLKFIRTVFNKAFQQDIIELSSSPFLKFKMKTEKVQRDYLTEDELKIFAEVDTQGNLKLELHQDMFVFAAYSGGLRISDILQLQWIHFDDSHINFTIKKTGSQISIKIPNIALNIIEKYNLTQSEKTSYIFPMLPEDTYLRDAIGQDKAISSATAVINKNLKTLAKLAKIEKNISFHISRHTWATRALRKGMSIDKVSKLMGHSAIKETQIYAKIVNSELDKAMDIFND